The following are encoded in a window of Mycobacteriales bacterium genomic DNA:
- a CDS encoding alpha/beta hydrolase, protein MSTYDHDGLRLHYETVGSGPGVLCVHGASGSGAYDWAQLADALSGTHRVVIPDLRGHGKSDHRKGELALELIEEDLRALVQHEDLGNPHLIGFSFGAEVALRLALHHPDLPASLVLISPGLGTTKSVDAAKAEVPSRDRLERGWPRELRDLHTERHGPDHWVEVMQELWVRHAERVFIPLEDLAVLTCPILLIHGSSDDPRRIRQAQLFVGANANARIVEINGGAHAVHKDHPDEVHRVVADFLSEVSP, encoded by the coding sequence ATGTCTACCTACGACCACGATGGTCTGCGTCTGCACTACGAGACAGTCGGCAGCGGGCCGGGGGTGTTATGCGTTCATGGTGCCAGCGGGTCGGGTGCGTACGACTGGGCGCAGCTTGCCGACGCGTTGTCGGGGACCCATCGAGTGGTAATCCCGGACCTGAGGGGACACGGTAAGAGCGACCACCGCAAGGGCGAGCTGGCGCTCGAGCTGATCGAGGAGGATCTACGTGCGCTGGTCCAGCACGAGGATCTCGGCAATCCCCACCTGATCGGGTTCTCCTTCGGCGCAGAGGTGGCACTGCGCCTCGCGCTGCACCACCCCGACCTGCCCGCGAGCCTCGTGCTGATAAGCCCGGGGCTCGGGACGACGAAGTCGGTGGACGCCGCCAAGGCAGAGGTGCCATCGCGGGACCGGCTCGAACGCGGGTGGCCGCGGGAGCTACGCGATCTGCACACTGAGCGTCACGGGCCTGACCACTGGGTTGAGGTCATGCAGGAGCTGTGGGTGCGCCACGCGGAGCGGGTCTTCATCCCGCTCGAGGACCTTGCGGTGCTGACCTGCCCGATCCTGCTCATCCACGGTTCATCGGACGACCCGCGCCGGATCCGTCAGGCGCAGCTGTTCGTCGGCGCCAACGCGAACGCGCGAATCGTCGAGATTAACGGGGGAGCCCATGCCGTTCACAAGGACCACCCCGACGAAGTCCATCGCGTCGTCGCTGACTTCCTCAGCGAGGTCTCGCCCTGA